The following proteins come from a genomic window of Pseudochaenichthys georgianus chromosome 19, fPseGeo1.2, whole genome shotgun sequence:
- the LOC117464974 gene encoding toll-like receptor 13 has product MVRTALFLLLLNTSGCCGFGFKSCFMFYPGTGNMWCSNQNIANLTDVLSKIPDNTTKLNMSKNKINVIPPGSWSHLSGLKYLDMSQNKLAYLKGGAFRGLGVLKLLNLTRNNISHINSSSFDGLSMLQTLLLNRNKLGTISPVIFNSLPAIQHVDLSNNILQSLSCGDSSGSSTLQRLDLFSNSIRMINLSCFPALQHITLSFNPKLELQSDVFASNPGLKSLLCEGVKAEVLMGLSAETKRNLSWVSFSLSLEESPLTICGLLKGMEQLDRVEVDLKRSRLPETNSSLMDCDTPSMVVINNANLEHVTQLSLGRGNTSKLYLNNCGLMQISRTTFDGYPGLRTLQLNRNAPDIQRDTFLGLNHLTSLGVDSCRVRDVDPNWFVPLKKLTRLSLIKNDISWLRKNVFSKLIKLEELYLQFNMLKYINKPFSKLRRLIKLNLSSNIIIFIKSHTFEDLINLRSLSLNGNRIKMLSTDILSGLTNLRKMVLYNNRLRFKHNEAPFINLTSLEFLDMRYQGPARECIGVIGPNFFKGQSRLLAFKIGQSRMLEFHPDAFVPLINLQNLFIVGVAMKKTNLSAAFSPLKSLKQLTLRAALDVLPANLLPPDNSLEYIKVWSNHLHTVDKNMLDALPRLLVLDISDNPISCNCDNAWFKNWAIHNTQTRVSFLYDLRCDKERKSPFLWQFDEKACSFEYVSFTLFIACSVVDILFVCVCLAWHTQGPTVRYLLLVLRAKLRGRRSAKFQYDAFISYSSKDEGWVMKQLVPNLERPAAGAPPLRLCLHHRDFRPGAAVLENIEAAIYGSRHTICVVTRNFLQSEWCSVEFQLASLRLFYDGSDVLLLVFLEEIPERCLSPYTRLCKIVRKKTYLLWPEEPQEQDTFWVRLVDALKDKEEEEGEGGGEHDMARLIG; this is encoded by the exons ATGGTGCGAACTGCCCTCTTCCTTCTGCTGCTCAACACCTCGGGCTGCTGTGGTTTTGGCTTTAAAAGCTGCTTCATGTTCTACCCCGGGACTGGCAACATGTGGTGCAGCAACCAGAACATAGCTAACCTCACTGACGTCCTGAGCAAGATCCCAGATAACACAACCAAACTAAACATGTCCAAGAACAAGATCAATGTCATCCCACCTGGATCATGGAGTCATCTGTCTGGGCTTAAATACCTGGACATGAGCCAGAACAAGCTGGCCTATCTGAAAGGAGGAGCCTTCAGAGGCCTGGGTGTCCTGAAATTACTCAACCTTACCAGAAACAACATCTCACACATCAACTCTAGTAGCTTTGATGGGCTAAGTATGCTACAAACCCTGCTTCTGAATCGAAACAAACTTGGCACAATCTCTCCGGTTATCTTTAACTCCCTACCAGCGATTCAACATGTCGATCTGTCCAATAACATTCTCCAGAGTCTCAGCTGTGGAGACTCTAGTGGATCTTCTACTCTTCAGCGTCTTGAtcttttctcaaacagcatccgGATGATAAATCTGAGCTGTTTTCCTGCCCTGCAGCACATCACTCTGTCCTTCAACCCAAAGCTGGAGCTACAGTCCGACGTGTTTGCCTCCAACCCCGGGCTGAAAAGTCTGCTTTGCGAGGGAGTAAAAGCCGAAGTGCTGATGGGACTCTCGGCAGAGACAAAAAGGAATCTCTCTTGGGTCTCGTTTTCTCTGTCTTTGGAAGAATCTCCATTGACCATATGCGGGCTGCTGAAAGGAATGGAACAGCTTGATAGAGTTGAG GTGGACTTGAAGAGATCCAGGTTACCAGAGACAAACTCCAGCCTCATGGACTGTGACACTCCAAGTATGGTGGTAATTAATAATGCAAACCTCGAACATGTTACCCAGTTATCATTGGGCAGGGGTAACACGAGCAAACTTTACCTAAACAACTGTGGTTTGATGCAGATATCTCGTACTACATTTGATGGTTACCCAGGACTGAGAACACTGCAGCTAAATAGAAACGCACCCGACATTCAGCGAGATACATTCCTAGGACTGAACCACCTTACGAGTTTAGGCGTGGACAGCTGCAGAGTTCGTGACGTTGACCCCAACTGGTTTGTCCCTCTGAAGAAGCTGACTCGCCTGTCTCTCATTAAAAATGATATCAGTTGGTTGAGAAAGAATGTATTCAGCAAACTTATTAAACTTGAGGAGCTCTACCTGCAGTTCAACATGCTGAAATACATCAATAAGCCCTTCAGTAAGTTGCGGAGGCTAATTAAGCTCAACCTCAGCTCGAACATCATCATTTTCATCAAAAGCCACACCTTTGAAGACCTTATCAACCTCAG ATCTTTGAGCTTAAATGGGAACCGCATAAAGATGCTATCAACAGATATTCTGTCTGGCCTGACCAATTTGAGGAAAATGGTTTTGTACAACAACCGCCTCCGTTTTAAGCACAATGAAGCCCCTTTCATCAACCTTACTTCCCTTGAG TTTCTGGACATGCGGTACCAGGGGCCCGCACGTGAATGCATTGGTGTCATTGGACCAAATTTCTTCAAAGGTCAAAGCCGACTTCTCGCATTCAAGATTGGACAAAGCAGAATGTTAGAATTCCACCCGGACGCCTTTGTTCCTCTGATCAATTTACAAAACTTGTTCATAGTCGGAGTGGCTATGAAAAAGACCAACCTGAGCGCAGCATTCTCCCCTCTGAAAAGTCTGAAACAACTGACCCTCAGAGCAGCCCTCGATGTTCTCCCCGCTAACCTGCTGCCTCCAGATAACTCACTGGAGTATATCAAAGTTTGGTCAAACCACCTTCACACTGTGGACAAAAACATGCTGGATGCTCTGCCAAG ATTGCTTGTATTGGACATTTCAGACAACCCGATCAGCTGTAACTGTGATAATGCCTGGTTCAAGAACTGGGCCATCCACAACACTCAAACAAGG GTGTCCTTCCTGTACGACCTTCGGTGTGACAAGGAAAGGAAATCTCCCTTCCTTTGGCAGTTTGACGAAAAGGCTTGCTCCTTTGAATACGTTTCCTTCACCCTCTTCATCGCCTGCTCTGTTGTGGACATTTTGTTTGTATGCGTGTGTCTGGCCTGGCACACACAGGGCCCCACTGTGCGCTACCTGCTGCTCGTCCTCAGGGCCAAACTACGTGGACGTAGAAGTGCCAAATTCCAGTATGATGCATTCATCTCCTACAGCTCTAAGGATGAGGGCTGGGTGATGAAGCAGCTGGTTCCCAACCTGGAGAGGCCTGCTGCAGGTGCACCCCCCCTCCGGCTGTGCCTCCACCACAGAGACTTCCGACCCGGCGCTGCTGTCCTGGAGAACATCGAGGCCGCCATTTACGGTTCTCGCCACACCATCTGTGTGGTGACGCGTAATTTCCTGCAAAGCGAGTGGTGCTCCGTGGAGTTTCAGCTGGCCAGTCTGAGGCTTTTCTACGATGGCAGTGATGTCCTGCTGCTGGTGTTTCTGGAGGAGATACCTGAACGCTGCTTGTCTCCCTACACACGTTTATGCAAGATTGTTCGCAAGAAGACCTACCTGCTGTGGCCGGAGGAACCACAGGAGCAGGACACCTTCTGGGTCAGACTGGTCGATGCTTTGAAGgacaaagaggaggaggagggagaaggAGGTGGAGAACATGATATGGCACGTCTAATTGGCTAG